The genome window ctatactattaccttgaaagtaaatttaggttttaaccacaaaaaaactttcacttttggaaaaagccaaacctttttcaaaaaagacagaaaaacctcttaactttcaaatcaaagacatgcaaatgtaaaagatgccttaggaaatccaaaaataaataagggcaattttgtccattttggcttcttttaaaaaatttatcttctCCTTTGAGTTTTTCTAAAGTCTCTCtgaataaaaattttaaaaaaacactgCGTATAGCCGCTTGGCTATACgattaacaaaaataaaaaaataaaaagaaattttttttttcccaataaataaaataaataatttaattttggggGCAAAAAGCCGCAAAACCGAAAACctcaccaccatcaccacagCTCGAGTACCTTAAACCCTGCCCTATCAATAGAGTCGATTTTCAGAATCAGACACAAAACGGCACCATCGTCCGTTCCAATTCGGTTGAAGAATCTGAGACCTGTAATTGAAGCTTCCTAACAAAATGTGAGTTTCAATTTATTCTCCAACGTTCTGTTTGGTTTCCAGGAAAATTTACAGGTACTTACATGAAAAAAGGTTTACAATTTCAGGTCAAGGATTTGCGTGAAGAATTTGCCCAAGCATGTGAACGAGAGCCGACTCCGAGAGTTCTTCTCGGAGAAAGGAGAGATTACAGACGCGAAGCTGATGCGGACAAAGGAAGGCAAGAGCAGGCAGTTCGCTTTCATTGGGTTCCGTACAGAGAGCGAAGCTGAGGAGGCCATGAAATACTACAACAGGTCATTTCTCGATACTTGTAGGATTACTTGTGAGATTGCTCGTAAGGTTGGGGATCCAGAGATTCCTCGGCCATGGAGTCGTCATTCTCAGAAGAAGGAGACGAAAGGGGGTGAAGATGGgaagaagaataagaaagagaaggaaggtGTCGTCGCTAAAAGTCGGAGTCTTGAGCCGTCGGTAAAAGATGAGAGTGGTGATCTTCAGCTTCATGAGTTTTTGGAGGTGATGCAGCCAAGGGCTAAGTCGAAATTGTGGGCAAACGACACGTTGGTAACTCCTGTAGCTGAGAAAGTTGGCAAAGCCAAGAAGGAAAGTGAAGAGAAATCAGTTCCAGTGTTTATGGAGGTAGACAAAGGTGTTAAGAAGAATGATTTGCACAATTTTGCTAAAGACGATGCCGTTTCGGATATGGATTATTTCAAGAGCAGAGTGAAGACTGAATGGTCGGATTCAGAAAGCAGTGgcagtgatgatgatgatgaggaggaggaggaggaggaggagaaggagaagggtTCTCAAAAAGTAGATACAAAGGAACAAAGTAAAGTTTATGAAGAAGAGGCTGGAGAGGAAGGTCCTTCAGAAGATGCTAATGGCCAAGCACTGGACGAGAACAATGAGTTATCCACTTCGaaagaggaggagaaagaagaggTGCTTGAGAGTGGTCGTCTATTTGTTCGTAATCTGCCATTTACAGCAACAGAGGATGAGTTGGAAGAGGTCTTTAGTAAATTTGGCGATGCACAGGTCCATCTTGTTATTGATAAAGAGACTAATCGTTCCAAGGGATTCGCTTATGTTCTTTACACGCTTCCGGAATCTGCAGAAAGGTACTCTTTTTTGCTTCAAAGCTTACAtgctttttcttgttttcattggAGGTATTGTGGCAATAACTTAATGATTTCATCCATGAAAAAGTTCAACCTTCGTGAAAACTGCaagttttcaagtttcatGTCATGCCTTGAGTCCTGATAAATCAACAAGATGTAGAATTTTATGAAATAACTGTTTCAATTTCCGGTTTATCCAggttatttttcaaaaagaaaaatttaggATTTACAGTTCTTTCTTCCTTgaacttttcttgttttttatcGCTGCATTCAAGTGTCCTAATATTTGTTATGGTGCTTGAGCCTGTGCATGATGATTTTGTTTGCTAGTTCATACATGTTTAAAATTGTATGTATATAGGTTCGTacatgattttgtttgttgatttGTCTTTCCTCTATTTTTGGTGAAGGGCACTGGAAGAATTAGATGGTTCAATTTTCCAAGGAAGACTGTTGCATGTGATGccagcaaaacaaaaaaatccaacTGAGAAGCTAGGGTAAGTGGTTATCTTCAATTGGCCTCTTTTCCCAACTTCATTTGCTAGGGAATTTTTATTGTGATTTCTCTTATACTGGGATTGATCCTGACTTTCTACTTGCACTCTATGGTTGAATTTGGCTTTGCTCACTGTATAGGGCTGATAATTCCGCAAGCCAAGGTTCAAAAACTCTTAAGCAACGAAGGGAGGATGAGAGGAAAGCATCTGAAGCTAGTGGAGATACAAGAGCATGGAACAGTTTGTATATGAGATCTGATACGGTATGTTAAACTCAGTTGCAGTATACGCACAGTTTCCAGAAAGACATGACATCTGAACatgttgatttatttattttggtcttTGAGATTGTTCTACCATCCTCCTCCATACTTATCATTTTTGAATACTTTTCTCTAGTACATGGAAAACcttcattgtttttttatatatcttgaTTCCCTGATTCTAGTAGGAATAGCATCATTATGTTCGCTGCCCCCTGCTTTATTGAGttacttttggtttttgtttgatgaTGCTCCATTTCTGATTTTCATGTCGTATTTAATAGGTTATTGAGAACATAGCTCGGAAGTATGGGGTGAGTAAGAGTGATTTGCTTGACCGGGAAGCTGATGATCTCGCCGTACGTATTGCATTGGGAGAAACTCAAGTGATTGCAGAGACAAAAAAGGCTCTTACAAATGCTGGAGTAAATGTAGAATCTTTAGAGAATTTTGCTGCTGGGAAAACTGATGGTAGTAAAAGAAGCAACCATGTTTTACTGGTTAAGAACTTGCCATATGGTTCTACAGATGGTGAACTGGCAAAGATGTTCGGGAAATTTGGGGGTTTGGAAAAAATCGTTCTCCCTCCGACAAAGACGTTGGCCTTGGTATGCATTCATGCGTTCTTCCATCAATGACTATTTGTtagttttgatttattttatagagGATGTGGATTTGCTAAGTTTAGGAGAGTGGAGGTTTTTGCCTTGTAGTCTGATAGTTTCTGGTAGTTTGCCTGGGTGTGCAACACAGCTTGACTGTGATAATTCAGACTACAGAGATGGATGGGTGGATGTAACAAGGTATATGAGTCATTAAGATTTAAGATCTATTATGACTGGCCAGACTTGGCTTGCGACCATCCTGGATTAGAAGAGAGTAGTTTTGTggtgttttatgaaattggacactttgcttttggttttgtttaattagttggaggttttcttctcctctttgACACTTGGACGATCAGATGTCTTATGTACTTTTATTATCTCAAGCTTTTGATACTGCAGAGGGGAAGAAATATCCTAATGATCAATGATATTAGTTTCCTATGATGTTGTGTTGATAATATGTGGTTCTttgctaatttttttcttgaattatTATCCTTCAGGTTGTTTTTCTTGAACCTGCTGCCGCACGAGCTGCTTTTAAAGGTTTAGCATACAAGCGTTACAAGTAAGTGTTGCAAAATCTTGTAAGTTGTATGCAGCTTGGGTTcctttgttttatgtttgtgtTCTCTTAAGCTTGTTATCCAGTTTAAAACAAGGTAGTCTACAGTATTAGTTAAAGAAAGTTTCTCAATGATTTGAAAGTTTTCAAAAGGACAATTGTCTGGTCTTGAAGTCAAGATGAAAGTCTTACCAACAACCACAAGGAACATGTAAATGAGTCCCAATGGCCATAAGGCCCAGAACTATACGTCATgtccacaaaaataaaattttaaaagtacCCCTGATTCGAAAACTAATATGAAGAAACCA of Prunus dulcis chromosome 4, ALMONDv2, whole genome shotgun sequence contains these proteins:
- the LOC117626529 gene encoding multiple RNA-binding domain-containing protein 1-like, with protein sequence MSRICVKNLPKHVNESRLREFFSEKGEITDAKLMRTKEGKSRQFAFIGFRTESEAEEAMKYYNRSFLDTCRITCEIARKVGDPEIPRPWSRHSQKKETKGGEDGKKNKKEKEGVVAKSRSLEPSVKDESGDLQLHEFLEVMQPRAKSKLWANDTLVTPVAEKVGKAKKESEEKSVPVFMEVDKGVKKNDLHNFAKDDAVSDMDYFKSRVKTEWSDSESSGSDDDDEEEEEEEEKEKGSQKVDTKEQSKVYEEEAGEEGPSEDANGQALDENNELSTSKEEEKEEVLESGRLFVRNLPFTATEDELEEVFSKFGDAQVHLVIDKETNRSKGFAYVLYTLPESAERALEELDGSIFQGRLLHVMPAKQKNPTEKLGADNSASQGSKTLKQRREDERKASEASGDTRAWNSLYMRSDTVIENIARKYGVSKSDLLDREADDLAVRIALGETQVIAETKKALTNAGVNVESLENFAAGKTDGSKRSNHVLLVKNLPYGSTDGELAKMFGKFGGLEKIVLPPTKTLALVVFLEPAAARAAFKGLAYKRYKDGPLYLEWAPGNVLSQSSKTESIENNSAVVGEHDVKKVMLEQYVEGISDVDADPDRVESRSLYVKNLSFKTSDESLKKHFSEQVKEGKIFSVKVKKHLKNGKNVSMGFGFIEFDSLETATNVCRDLQGTVLDGHSLILQLCHAKKDEVPKKVDKDKSSTKLLVKNVAFEATEKDLRQLFSPFGQIKSLRLPMKFGQHRGFAFVEFITKQEAENALKALSSTHLYGRHLVLERAKEGESLEELRARTAAQFTDEQTGFSRKRKHTTTVDDGKIKFQRTAD